The Piliocolobus tephrosceles isolate RC106 chromosome 2, ASM277652v3, whole genome shotgun sequence genome window below encodes:
- the LOC113224937 gene encoding LOW QUALITY PROTEIN: cell cycle checkpoint protein RAD17-like (The sequence of the model RefSeq protein was modified relative to this genomic sequence to represent the inferred CDS: inserted 1 base in 1 codon; deleted 1 base in 1 codon; substituted 1 base at 1 genomic stop codon), with the protein MQLRESKAAAAAAILCVLNYGWELLQFITSKTFLRPKVSSTKVTNWVDPSFDDFLECRGISTITATSLGVNNSSHRRKNGPSTLESSKFPARKRGNLSSLEQMYGLENSKESLSENEPWVDKYKPETQHELAVHKKKIEEVETWLKAQVLERQPKQGGSILLITGPPGCGKTTTIKVLSKEHGIQVQERINPVLPDFQKDDFREIFNTESSFHMFPYQSQIAVFKEFLLRATKYNKLQMLGDDLRTDKKIILVEDLPNQFYRDSHTLHEVLRKYVRIGRCPLIFVISDSLSGDNNQXLLFPKEIQEECSISNISFNPVAPTIMMKFLNRIVTIEANKNGGKITLPDKTSLELLCQGCSGDIRSAINSLQFSSSKGENNLWPRKKGMSLKSDAVLSKSKRRKKPDRVFENQEVQAIGGKDVSLFLFRALGKILYCKRASLTELDSPRLPSHLSEYERDTLLVEPEETVEMSHMPGDLFNLYLHQNYIDFFMDIDDIVRASEFLSFADILSGDWNTRSLLREYSTSIATRGVIHSNKARGYAHCQGGGSSFXRLHKPQWFLIYKKYRENCLAAKALFPDFCLPALCLQTQLLPYLTLLTIPMRNQAQISFIQDIGRLPLKRHFGRLKMEALTDREHEMIDPDSGDEAQLNGGLSAAESLGEPTQATAPETWSLPLSQNSVSELPASQSQPFSAQGDMEENIIIEDYESDGT; encoded by the exons ATGCAGCTCCGGGAAAGTAAGGCCGCCGCGGCTGCGGCTATATTATGT GTCCTGAACTACGGATGGGAACTATTACAATTTATAACATCAAAAACTTTTCTTAGACCAAAGGTATCTTCCACAAAGGTAACAAACTGGGTCGACCCATCATTTGATGATTTTCTAGAGTGTAGAGGCATCTCTACTATTACTGCCACGTCATTAGGCGTGAATAACTCAAGtcatagaagaaaaaatggaCCTTCTACATTAGAAAGTAGCAAATTTCCAgcgagaaaaagaggaaatctgtCTTCCTTAGAACAGATGTATGgtttagaaaattcaaaagaatctcTGTCTGAAAATGAACCATGGGTGGATAAATATAAACCAGAAACTCAGCATGAACTTGCTgtgcataaaaagaaaattgaagaagtTGAAACCTGGTTAAAAGCTCAAGTCTTAGAAAGGCAACCAAAACAGGGTggatctattttattaataacagGTCCTCCTGGGTGTGGAAAGACAACGACCATAAAAGTACTATCGAAGGAGCATGGTATTCAAGTACAAGAGCGGATTAATCCAGTTTTACCAGATTTCCAAAAAGATGATTTCAGGGAGATATTTAATACTGAATCAAGCTTCCATATGTTTCCCTATCAGTCTCAGATAGCAGTTTTCAAAGAGTTTCTACTAAGAGCAACAAAGTATAACAAGTTACAAATGCTTGGAGATGATCTGAGAACTGATAAGAAGATAATTCTGGTTGAAGATTTACCTAACCAGTTTTATCGGGATTCTCATACTTTACATGAAGTTCTAAGGAAGTATGTGAGGATTGGTCGATGTCCTCTTATATTTGTAATCTCAGACAGTCTCAGTGGAGATAATAATC AGTTATTGTTTCCCAAAGAAATTCAGGAAGAGTGTTCTATCTCAAATATTAGTTTCAACCCTGTGGCACCAACAATTATGATGAAATTTCTTAATCGAATAGTGACTATAGAAGCTAACAAGAATGGAGGAAAAATTACTCTGCCTGACAAAACTTCTCTAGAGTTGCTCTGCCAAGGATGTTCTGGTGATATCAGAAGTGCAATAAACAgcctccagttttcttcttcaaaaggagaaaacaacttATGGCCAAGGAAAAAAGGAATGTCTTTAAAATCGGATGCTGTGCTGTCAAAATCAAAACGAAGAAAAAAACCTGATAGGGTTTTTGAAAATCAAGAGGTCCAAGCTATTGGTGGCAAAgatgtttctctgtttctcttcagAGCTTTGGGGAAAATTCTGTATTGTAAAAGAGCATCTTTAACAGAATTAGACTCACCTCGGTTGCCCTCTCATTTATCAGAATATGAACGGGATACATTACTTGTTGAACCTGAGGAGACAGTAGAAATGTCACACATGCCTGGAGacttatttaatttatatcttcACCAAAACTACATAGATTTCTTCATGGATATTGATGATATTGTGAGAGCCAGTGAATTTCTAAGTTTTGCAGATATCCTCAGTGGTGACTGGAATACACGCTCTTTACTCAGGGAA TATAGCACATCTATAGCTACGAGAGGTGTGATACATTCCAACAAAGCCCGAGGATATGCTCATTGCCAAGGAGGAGGATCAAGTTTTTGACGCTTGCACAAACCTCAGTGGTttctaatatataaaaagtatcGGGAAAATTGCCTGGCAGCAAAAGCACTTTTTCCTGATTTCTGCCTGCCAGCTTTATGCCTCCAAACTCAGCTATTGCCATACCTTACTCTACTAACCATTCCAATGAGAAATCAAGCTCAGATTTCTTTTATCCAAGATATTGGAAGGCTCCCTCTGAAGCGACACTTTGGAAGATTGAAAATGGAAGCCCTGACTGACAGGGAACATGAAATGATAGACCCTGACAGCGGAGATGAAGCCCAGCTTAATGGAGGACTTTCTGCAGCGGAATCTCTGGGTGAACCAACTCAAGCCACTGCGCCGGAAACCTGGTCTCTTCCTTTGAGTCAGAATAGTGTCAGCGAACTGCCTGCTAGCCAGTCCCAGCCCTTTTCAGCCCAAGGAGACatggaagaaaacataataatAGAAGACTATGAGAGTGATGGGACATAG